CGCGGCGCCGGGTGGTCGCTCTCGAGCGCGAGGATGAGCTTCTCGGTGACCGCCGAGCCCGGCAGCTCGAAGGTATCCGGCTGGCCGCCCGATGGTGCGTAGAGCCGCTTCAGCAGAGAGCGCTCGTATTGCGTGCGGCGCGGGCTGGCCTGCCAGTCCACCCAGCGTTCGAAATGCGGAACAGAATTGGCGCGGATGCGTGAGGTGATCGGGCCGGGCTCAAGCAGGATCACCTTGATCGGCGTGTCCGACATCTCGAGGCGCAGCACATCCGTCAGCCCCTCCAGCGCGTGCTTGGTCGAGACATAGGCGCCGCGCCAGGGCATCGGCACGAGTCCCAGCACCGAGGAGCAGTTGATGATGCGACCGTGGCCCTGCGCCCGCATCACCGGGATCACCATGCGGGTGAGAGTGTGCCAGCCAAAAAGGTTGACCTCGAAGATCTCGCGCAGGGCGCCGGTGGGCAGGTCTTCCAGCGCCCCGGGTGCGGCATGGGCGCCGTTGTTGTAGAGCACGTCGAGCGTGCCGCCTGTCGCCGCCAGCACCTCGGCCAGCGCCTGCGCCATCGAAGCCTCGTCGGTGTAGTCGAGCCGCGGGCTCTCGAAGCCCATGAGCCGCATGCGGGCGCAATCCTCCTCGCGCCGACAGCTGGCGAAGACCCGCCAGCCCCGCGCGCGAAGACCTCGGGCGGCAGCTTCGCCGATGCCCGAGGAACAGCCGGTGATGAGAATGGTTTTCCGCGGGGTCCCTGCCCCACCCTGCGCCTCTGTCTGCGCCATCATGCCTGCCCCGCCGTGCTGCCTTGCCTATTTGTTGCAGGGATAGGCGAGCCAGCGGCGGGCTGCAATCGGCCGCCGGGTTCTGCGGCCGGGCCTGGCGCCGCTCAGTTGGCGGCGCTCAGATAGGCGTCATACATCCAGCCGGCGGTGCCGCCTTGGGCCTGGAGCTTCACCCAGCCGTCTCCGGGGTCCGAGAGCACCTCGACCTTGGCACCTTCGGCGAGCTGCCCGACGACAGAGTAACCGGTGCCGGGTCCGTGGCGCAGGTTGACCCGCGTGCCGGTGACGCGGCGCAGGTCCGCGGAGATCGCATTAGTCGCAGCGGCGGAGGCGACCGCAGGCGTGGCAACCGCGGTTTCCGGCTCGAAGCTGGCCGAGATCGGCTGCGCAGGGACCGCGGCGAGCGACACGTCGATCGCCTCCGCCGACACCTTGGTCACCGCGGGCTGCGGCGAATCGGGGGCGGAAATATCGGCCAGCGAGGCGGTGCTGGCGCGGGTGACCTCCGGGGCGGTCTGCGCGCTGGCGATCGAAGCCGAGGCCGCACGCGGCGCCGCCGGGCTGGTGAAGCCCCAGGCAAGCAGGTTGGGAAGTTCGACGGAGTGCGCCCCGGGCTCGAAATTCGCGCCGCCGGACAATGCGTACCAGGCCCAGCCGAGCGCGGCAAAGGTCGTGACCATCAGACTTTTCATGCTGAAATCTCCCGTACAGGAAAGGGCTGGGTGAAAAGGGCCGCAAACGCGCCGCTCAAATACTCGGCGCCATACACACCATAGTTGATTTCAGCGTCTCGGATAAGCGGAATTCGGGAAATTTGGCGCCCTGGCTGATTTCCCGATGGGGATCGCTTGCCCGCGCTTTTCAGCGCGGGTATCACAATATGCATGAATGATATCGTCGATGACCCCAACATGAACCCTCGTAACGTGGCAGAAACTCTGCGCCGGGCGATCGGCGAGCGCTATCTGACTTATGCTCTTTCGACGATCATGAACCGGGCGCTGCCAGACGCCCGCGACGGGCTTAAACCCGTGCATCGTCGTATCCTTTATGCAATGCGCCGGCTGCGACTTAGTTCCACCGGAGGCTTTCTGAAGTCGGCAAAAATCTCCGGCGACACCATGGGGGACTTCCACCCGCACGGCGACGCGGCGATCTACGACGCCATGGCCCGCCTCGCGCAGGATTTCACCATCCGCTACCCGCTGGTCGACGGTCAGGGCAACTTCGGCAACATCGACGGCGACAACCCGGCGGCCTCGCGCTACACCGAGGCGCGGATGACCATCATGGCCGAGGCGCTGCTGCAGGGTCTCGACGAGGACGCGGTCGATTACCGCCCGAACTACGACGGCCGCCTTGAAGAGCCTGTCGTGCTGCCCGCCTCCTACCCCAACCTGCTCGCCAATGGATCGAGCGGCATCGCGGTGGGCATGGCGACCAACATCCCGCCGCACAACATCGGCGAGCTGATCGACGCTTGCCTGCATCTCATCAAGTCGCCGAACGCGGCGGACGAGACGCTGCTGAACTACGTGCCCGGCCCCGACTTCCCCACCGGCGGGGTGATCGTCGAGCCGCGCGAGAACATCGCCCAGGCCTATGCGACGGGCCGCGGCTCGATCCGCCTGCGCGCCAAGTGGGAGGTCGAGGACCTTGGCCGCGGCATGTGGCAGGCCGTGGTCACCGAGATTCCCTATCAGGTGCAGAAGTCCAAGCTGGTCGAGCGGCTGGCCGAGCTGATCCAGACCAAGAAGGTCCCGATCCTCGCCGACATCCGCGACGAGAGCGCCGAGGACATCCGCATGGTGCTCGAGCCGAAGACCAAGAACGTCGACCCCGACGTTCTGATGAACATGCTGTTCCGCAATTCGGACCTGGAAATCCGCTTCTCGCTGAACATGAATGTGCTGATCGACGGCGTGACGCCGAAGGTCTGCTCGCTGAAGGAGGTGCTGCGCGCCTTCCTCGACTTCCGGCGCGACGTGCTCTGCCGCCGCTCGCGGCACCGGATGGAGAAGATCGACCACCGCCTCGAGGTGCTCGAGGGCCTGATCATCGCCTTCCTCAACCTCGACCGCGTCATCGACATCATCCGCTACGACGAGGACCCCAAGGCTGCGCTGATGCGCGAGGACTGGGGCCGGAAGACCGCTCGGGCGACCTCCGAGGCCGATTACGTCTCTCCTGCTCCGGTGTCGGGCGAGGAATTCGGCCTCACCGAGGTGCAGACCGAGGCCATCCTCAACATGCGCCTGCGCAGCTTGCGCAAGCTCGAAGAAATGGAGCTGGTCGCCGAACGCGACAAGCTGATGGAGGAGCGCGCCGGGCTCGAGGACTTGCTGGCCAGCGAAGATCTGCAGTGGAAGACCATCTCGAGCGAGTTGCGCGACGTGAAGAAGGCCTTCACCAAGGGGCTTGACCGCGGCGCCCGTCTGACCGGCTTCGCCGAGGCGGGCGAGGTCGAGGACGTGCCACTGGAAGCGATGATCGAGCGTGAGCCGATCACCGTGGTCTGCTCGCAAATGGGCTGGATCCGCGCGATGAAGGGCCATATCGACCTCGGCTCCGAGCTGAAATTCAAGGACGGCGACGGCCCGCGCTTCATCTTCCACGCCGAGACCACGGACCGGCTGCTGGTCTTCGGCTCGAACGGGCGGTTCTACACGCTTTCGGCGGCCAACTTGCCCGGGGGACGCGGCATGGGCGAGCCGCTGCGCCTGATGGTCGATCTCCCCAACGAAGCGCAGATCATCGACATCTTCAGCCACGTCCCGGACCGCAAGCTGCTGCTCGCCTCCTCTGCCGGGGATGGCTTCCTGGTGCCCGAGGCCGACGTGCTGGCCCAGACCCGCACCGGCCGCCAGGTGCTCAACGTGCGCGACGACGTGATCGCCAAGGTCTGCAAACCGGTGCAGGGCGATGCCGTCGCCGTGGTCGGCGAGAACCGCAAGGTGCTGGTCTTCATGCTCGACGAATTGCCCGAAATGGGCCGCGGCAAGGGCGTGCGCCTGCAGAAATACAAGGATGGCGGCCTGTCGGACATCACCACCTTTACGCTGGCCGACGGTCTCAGCTGGAAGGACCCGGCCGGGCGCACCCGCACCGAGACGGACCTCAGCGAGTGGATCGCCAAGCGCGCCACTGCGGGCCGCATGGCGCCGCGGGGCTTCCCCAGGAACAACACCTTCACCTGATCCGCACAGGGCCGCCTCCGGGCGGCCCTTCTGCTTCGTCAGCTCGCCCGCAGGCACTCCCTCGAATCATGCGCAGAGCATGGTTCCACCGGCCAACAGAACCTGCGCGAGGAACCGGAACGTGGTCGCCTAATTTTCAGGCACTCGGCGAAATCGCCCTGAATGCGTTTCCGACCCTTCGAATTTCCGCCGCGACATGCCACCGCATCAGAGGCCATGACCTCGCGAAAACGCAGCGTCCTTTTGCTGCGCTTGCGCAAATTGTCTCTGTTTCCCCAGCGTTCACTTCGCTATCACCCCACGGGAGAATACGAAGTGCCGCGTCCCGCGCGGCGAAACCAAGGGAGAGATCCGCTCATGAAGGTGCTTGTGCCCGTGAAGCGCGTGATCGACTACAACGTGAAAGTCCGCGTGAAAGCGGATGGCACGGGCGTCGATCTTGCCAACGTCAAGATGTCGATGAACCCCTTCGACGAGATCGCCGTCGAAGAGGCGATCCGTCTCAAGGAGGCCGGCAAGGCCGAGGAGGTCGTCGTCGTCTCCATCGGCGTGAAGCAGAGCCAGGAAACCCTGCGCACCGCGTTGGCCATGGGCGCCGACCGCGCCATCCTGGTGACCGCCGCCGAGGATGTGCACACCGACATCGAGCCGCTCGCGGTCGCAAAGATCCTCGCCAAGATCGTCGAGGAAGAGGCGCCGGGGCTCGTCATCATGGGCAAGCAGGCGATCGACAACGACATGAACGCCACCGGGCAGATGCTGGCGGGCCTTCTGGGCTGGGCGCAGGCGACCTACGCCAACAAGCTCGACATCGAGGGCGATGCCGCCACGGTGGCGCGCGAAGTGGACGGCGGTCTGCAGACCATCAAGGTCGCCCTGCCCGCCATCATCACCGCCGACCTGCGCCTCAACGAGCCGCGCTATGCCTCGCTGCCGAACATCATGAAGGCCAAGAAGAAGCCGCTCGACGAGAAGACCGCCGCCGATTTCGGCGTCGACGTCTCGCCGCGCCTCGAGATCGTCAAGACCTCGGAGCCCGCAGAGCGCGCCGCTGGCATCAAGGTGGGCTCGGTCGACGAGCTCGTGGCGAAACTGAAAGACGCGGGGGCTCTCTGATGGCTGTTCTCCTTCTTGCTGAAATCAACGACGGTGCCCTGGCGCTGGACGCCACCGCCAAGGCCGTGAACGCGGCCGCGAAACTGGGCGAGGTCACGGTTCTGGCCGCCGGTGCTTCGGCTGCCGCAGCCGCCGAGGAAGCCGCCAAGATCGACGGTATCGCCAAGGTGCTGGTCGCCGAGGACGCGCTCTACGGCCACCGCCTGGCCGAGCCGGTCGCGGCGCTGATCGTGTCGCTGGCGGGCGATTACAGCCACATCGTTGCCCCGGCCACGACCGACGCCAAGAACATCCTGCCGCGCGTCGCCGCGCTGCTCGACGCGATGATCCTGACCGATGTCACCGCCGTGGTCGACGCCGACACCTTCGAGCGCCCGATCTACGCTGGCAACGCCATCCAGACGGTGAAATCGAAGGATGAAAAGAAGGTCATCACCTTCCGGACCTCTACCTTCGAAGCCGCAGGCACCGGCGGTTCGGCCGCAGTCGAGACCATCGGCGCGGGCGACAACCCGGCCCTCTCCGAATGGGTCGAGGACAAGATGGCCGAGAGCGACCGCCCCGAGCTGACTTCGGCGAAGATCGTCGTCTCGGGCGGCCGCGGCGTCGGCTCGGAAGAGGACTTCGCGATGATCGCGAAGCTCGCCGACAAGCTCGGCGCTGCCGTGGGGGCCTCGCGCGCCGCAGTGGACTCGGGCTTTGCCCCAAACGACTGGCAGGTCGGCCAGACCGGCAAGGTCGTCGCGCCCGATCTCTACATCGCGGTCGGCATCTCGGGCGCGATCCAGCACCTCGCGGGCATGAAGGACTCCAAGGTGATCGTGGCGATCAACAAGGACGAAGAGGCGCCGATCTTCCAGGTCGCCGACTTCGGCCTCGTCGCCGACCTCTTCACCGCGGTGCCGGAGCTGACCGACAAGGTCTGATCCCAGGCGAGAGAGACAAGAAGGGCCCGCCACTCCGGCGGGCCTTTTGCGTTCACGCACCGTAAAAGCGGGATTTCACCGGTCGCTCGTGCACCGATGCACCCGGGCTGTGCATTCGGGCGAATTGTCCTCGCGGCAATGAGGCGTAGGTAGGAGCGCAAGGAACGGCCATCTCCCTCCCCGGCCGCCCACTCCCACATGACCGCAGAAGGACAGCTCCCATGTCTCTTAAAGTGAAAATCATCCTCGGCTCCACCCGCCCCGGCCGCATCGTCCCGATCGTCGGCAAGTGGGTCGAAGAACTCGCCCGCGAGCAGAACGGCTTCGACGTCGAAGTTGTCGACCTCAAGGAAATCGACCTGCCGCTGCTCGACGAGGCCGGCCACCCGCGCGCCCAGGCCTACGAGCACGAGCACACGAAGAAATGGGCCGCCAAGATCGCCGAGGCCGATGCCTTCGTCTTCCTGACCCCGGAATACAACAGCTTCCCCTCGGCCGCGCTGGTCAATGCCATCCAGGCGCTGGCGGTGGAATGGGAGCGCAAGGTCGCGGCCGTGGTCAGCTACGGCGGTGTCTCCGGCGGCATGCGCGCCGCGCAGGAGCTGCGCCAGCTGCTGGTCAACATGAACGTCATGGCGCTGCCGCAGTCGGTGCCGGTGCCCTTCGTGTTCAACTTCATCGGCGACGACGGCGTGCTGCGCCCCGAACAGCCCGTGGTGGACGGCCTCAAGGGCATGTTCAACGAGCTGTCCGTCTGGGGCGAGGCGCTGAAGCCCTCGCGCGCGCAGGCCGCCTGATCCGCCCGGCGACCTTGAGCAGACAGCAAAACGCCCGGTCATCGACCGGGCGTTTTCTTTTGGCTCGTCGGCGCGCGACTTGCACTCAGGTCGACACCTGCTCGCGCAGAATCGAGGCGGTCAGCGAGATCATCAGGTAGATGCCGGAGAAGATCAGGAAGGCGAGGATCGTGTTCTCGAAGGCGCGCGGGTAGCTCGGGTCCTCCGAGGCCACCGGCTCGACGGAAGTGGTCAGGTAGCGCGCCTGGCTCTCGGCATCGCGCCGCGCCTGTTCGAGCCGCTCGAGCGCGGTCTGCAGCATCAGGTCACGCGTGGCGAGATCGGCCTGCGCGAGCTGGATCTGCACCGCCTTCTCGGCCAGCGAATCCTCCCCCGTGGTGGCGCTGGTCATCTGCGCATTGAGATCGACGAGCAGCGCCTCGAGCCGCCGCACGTCGCCCTGCGCCCCCTCGACACGGCTGCTGTTGGGCCGCGCGTTGTCGAGCAGTGCCTGCAGGGTCAGCTGCTTCTCCTGCAGCTGCACCTCGACGTTGCTGATCTGGGTGCGCAGCGAGGCGATGCGCCCCTCCGGGTCGATCACCGAGCCCTGCTGCTGCAGGCGCACGAGTTTCTCCTGCGCCTCCTGCCGGTCGGCCTGCGCCTCTTCGAGCCCGACCTCGGCATCCGTTACCGCGTTGGAGCGCTTGCGCAGCGACAGGTTGTCGACGCGGGTCTCGGCGTAGCCGATCAGCGCCCGGCTGAAGCGCGCGGCGGTTTCGGGGTCGGCGGCCTGCACCTCCATCTTCACCACGCCCTCGGTCGGGTCGTAGCCGATCTCGATGTTGCGCTTGTAGATGCCGTAGGCCTCCTCGTTCGAGGCCCCTTCGTCCAGCCGCTGCAACGGGTCGATCCGCGCCTGCTGGTAATGCGCCTTGAACCCCTCGTCGCGGTCGAGCCGCAGCATGGCGTCCTTGGACATAAGGTAGCTCTGCACCGCGATGGCATCCTGGTTCGTGGCGAACTGCGTCCCCGAGAAGAGGCTGCCCATGGACGAAGCGGAATTCTCGGCCTTGAGGATGAGGAACTCGGACTTGGTGGCATACATCGGTGTCGCCACCACGTAGAAGTAGTAGCCCGCCAGCACCGTCGGCAGCGTCACGAAAAAGGCCAGCCGGCCGAGCAGCATCATCTGCTTCTTGCGGCGGCGCTTGGCCAGCTCCTGCTGGATCTTCATGATCTCGGCAGCGCGGCGCTCTGCGGGGCTGGCGGTGTCGGTCGACGGCAACTGGCTCTTGGGTGCCACAGGCTCGGGCAACCCCTCGCTGCCTGTGGGCAGCGCCGGCAGCCCGGCGCCCGGTCCCTTGGCGCCGCCGCTTCCGCCCGTCTCGGGCACCACCAACTCAAGCATCGAGCTGCGCTGGAACGGATCGATCCCCCGCGCCCGCAGCATGCGCACCGCGTCGAGATCGGAGGCCGGCTCGAAGCCGTTCTTCTGCGCCACCCGCCGGGCGAGGCGCAGCTGGCGCCCGGTCAGCCCCTCGGCCCGGATCGCATCAAGATCGGCGGCCCCGGCGGCAGGTTTCGGTGACGCCGCGGCCGTGCCGGATGTCTTGTCCGGTGCAGCGGCCCGACCGGGTGAAGTGGACGCCGGTCGCGGCTCCGTCTGCGGCGCGGCGGCGACCTGCCCCGGTTCGGGGCGGCGGATGCGGAATTTCTTAGCCTTGGGTTTCGTAGTCATAGAGCCGTTTCGCTTCTTCCAAGGTATCAAACTGGTGCAGCTTCCCGTCCATCAGGACCGCCGCCTTGCTGGCAAATTTTTCGAGGATCGCGGGCTGATGCGAGACGATCACGATGGTGGTGGTGCGCAGACGCTCGGCGAGGATCTCGCCGGCCTTGCGGTTGAACTCGACATCGGTCGAACTCGGCATCCCCTCGTCGATCAGGTAGATGTCGAAATCCAGCGCCAGCATCAGCGAGAAGGTGAACCGCGCCTTCATCCCCGACGAATAGGTGCCGATCGGCTGGTCGAAATACTCGCCGAGCCCGCAGAGCCAGCGGCAGAAGGCCTCGACGTACTCGGGATCGAGCCCGTACATGCGCGCAATGAAACGCGCGTTCTCGCGGGCCGAGATCTTCGACACCACGCCGCCCATGAAGCCAAGCGGGAAGGACACGCGCGAGGTCCTGCGGATCTCGCCCTCGTCGGGTTTCTCGAGTCCGGCCATCATGCGAATAAGGGTGGTCTTGCCGGTGCCGTTCGGGGCGAGAATGCCGATGCTCTCGCCGACGGTGACCTGAAAGGACACGCGATCAAGGATCACCTTGCGGCGCTCCCCGGTCCAGAAGGACTTGCTGACCATATCGAACTCAATCATCACCCGACCCCCTTCACAGGGCCAACATACTCCGGCCCCCGGGATGCGTGACGGATATTTGGCGAATTAGGTCACATTATGGCCAAATTTTGAAACATCCTCCTCCTCTGCAGCCCACCATCTCCGATGCGCGGATAGTCGTGCCCACCTGCGTGATCGCGCGACCGCCGCGCCACTGGCAGGCCGATTCCTCTCGACCTATCTCTTCCGCATGACCGAGCGCCTGAGCCCCCTCCGAGACAGCATCTCCGCCTGCCGCCTTTGCGCCGCGCGGTTTGCTGCCACCGCCACCCGGCACAGCCCGCGCCCGGTGCCCTGGTTCCGCCCCGGCGCGCGGCTGCTGATCGCCGGACAGGCGCCCGGGATGCGGGTGCACAAATCCGGCAGGCCCTTCGACGACCCCTCCGGCGACCGGCTGCGTGATTGGCTGGGCCTGTCGAAAGAGGAATTCTGGGACCAGAGCCGCGTCGCCATCGTGCCCATGGCCTTCTGCTTTCCGGGC
The sequence above is a segment of the Alloyangia pacifica genome. Coding sequences within it:
- a CDS encoding SDR family NAD(P)-dependent oxidoreductase; the encoded protein is MMAQTEAQGGAGTPRKTILITGCSSGIGEAAARGLRARGWRVFASCRREEDCARMRLMGFESPRLDYTDEASMAQALAEVLAATGGTLDVLYNNGAHAAPGALEDLPTGALREIFEVNLFGWHTLTRMVIPVMRAQGHGRIINCSSVLGLVPMPWRGAYVSTKHALEGLTDVLRLEMSDTPIKVILLEPGPITSRIRANSVPHFERWVDWQASPRRTQYERSLLKRLYAPSGGQPDTFELPGSAVTEKLILALESDHPAPRYYVTTATHIMGTLRRLLPTRLLDALIARAR
- a CDS encoding SH3 domain-containing protein — translated: MKSLMVTTFAALGWAWYALSGGANFEPGAHSVELPNLLAWGFTSPAAPRAASASIASAQTAPEVTRASTASLADISAPDSPQPAVTKVSAEAIDVSLAAVPAQPISASFEPETAVATPAVASAAATNAISADLRRVTGTRVNLRHGPGTGYSVVGQLAEGAKVEVLSDPGDGWVKLQAQGGTAGWMYDAYLSAAN
- a CDS encoding DNA topoisomerase IV subunit A, whose product is MNDIVDDPNMNPRNVAETLRRAIGERYLTYALSTIMNRALPDARDGLKPVHRRILYAMRRLRLSSTGGFLKSAKISGDTMGDFHPHGDAAIYDAMARLAQDFTIRYPLVDGQGNFGNIDGDNPAASRYTEARMTIMAEALLQGLDEDAVDYRPNYDGRLEEPVVLPASYPNLLANGSSGIAVGMATNIPPHNIGELIDACLHLIKSPNAADETLLNYVPGPDFPTGGVIVEPRENIAQAYATGRGSIRLRAKWEVEDLGRGMWQAVVTEIPYQVQKSKLVERLAELIQTKKVPILADIRDESAEDIRMVLEPKTKNVDPDVLMNMLFRNSDLEIRFSLNMNVLIDGVTPKVCSLKEVLRAFLDFRRDVLCRRSRHRMEKIDHRLEVLEGLIIAFLNLDRVIDIIRYDEDPKAALMREDWGRKTARATSEADYVSPAPVSGEEFGLTEVQTEAILNMRLRSLRKLEEMELVAERDKLMEERAGLEDLLASEDLQWKTISSELRDVKKAFTKGLDRGARLTGFAEAGEVEDVPLEAMIEREPITVVCSQMGWIRAMKGHIDLGSELKFKDGDGPRFIFHAETTDRLLVFGSNGRFYTLSAANLPGGRGMGEPLRLMVDLPNEAQIIDIFSHVPDRKLLLASSAGDGFLVPEADVLAQTRTGRQVLNVRDDVIAKVCKPVQGDAVAVVGENRKVLVFMLDELPEMGRGKGVRLQKYKDGGLSDITTFTLADGLSWKDPAGRTRTETDLSEWIAKRATAGRMAPRGFPRNNTFT
- a CDS encoding electron transfer flavoprotein subunit beta/FixA family protein encodes the protein MKVLVPVKRVIDYNVKVRVKADGTGVDLANVKMSMNPFDEIAVEEAIRLKEAGKAEEVVVVSIGVKQSQETLRTALAMGADRAILVTAAEDVHTDIEPLAVAKILAKIVEEEAPGLVIMGKQAIDNDMNATGQMLAGLLGWAQATYANKLDIEGDAATVAREVDGGLQTIKVALPAIITADLRLNEPRYASLPNIMKAKKKPLDEKTAADFGVDVSPRLEIVKTSEPAERAAGIKVGSVDELVAKLKDAGAL
- a CDS encoding electron transfer flavoprotein subunit alpha/FixB family protein; translated protein: MAVLLLAEINDGALALDATAKAVNAAAKLGEVTVLAAGASAAAAAEEAAKIDGIAKVLVAEDALYGHRLAEPVAALIVSLAGDYSHIVAPATTDAKNILPRVAALLDAMILTDVTAVVDADTFERPIYAGNAIQTVKSKDEKKVITFRTSTFEAAGTGGSAAVETIGAGDNPALSEWVEDKMAESDRPELTSAKIVVSGGRGVGSEEDFAMIAKLADKLGAAVGASRAAVDSGFAPNDWQVGQTGKVVAPDLYIAVGISGAIQHLAGMKDSKVIVAINKDEEAPIFQVADFGLVADLFTAVPELTDKV
- a CDS encoding NADPH-dependent FMN reductase gives rise to the protein MSLKVKIILGSTRPGRIVPIVGKWVEELAREQNGFDVEVVDLKEIDLPLLDEAGHPRAQAYEHEHTKKWAAKIAEADAFVFLTPEYNSFPSAALVNAIQALAVEWERKVAAVVSYGGVSGGMRAAQELRQLLVNMNVMALPQSVPVPFVFNFIGDDGVLRPEQPVVDGLKGMFNELSVWGEALKPSRAQAA
- a CDS encoding capsule biosynthesis protein gives rise to the protein MTTKPKAKKFRIRRPEPGQVAAAPQTEPRPASTSPGRAAAPDKTSGTAAASPKPAAGAADLDAIRAEGLTGRQLRLARRVAQKNGFEPASDLDAVRMLRARGIDPFQRSSMLELVVPETGGSGGAKGPGAGLPALPTGSEGLPEPVAPKSQLPSTDTASPAERRAAEIMKIQQELAKRRRKKQMMLLGRLAFFVTLPTVLAGYYFYVVATPMYATKSEFLILKAENSASSMGSLFSGTQFATNQDAIAVQSYLMSKDAMLRLDRDEGFKAHYQQARIDPLQRLDEGASNEEAYGIYKRNIEIGYDPTEGVVKMEVQAADPETAARFSRALIGYAETRVDNLSLRKRSNAVTDAEVGLEEAQADRQEAQEKLVRLQQQGSVIDPEGRIASLRTQISNVEVQLQEKQLTLQALLDNARPNSSRVEGAQGDVRRLEALLVDLNAQMTSATTGEDSLAEKAVQIQLAQADLATRDLMLQTALERLEQARRDAESQARYLTTSVEPVASEDPSYPRAFENTILAFLIFSGIYLMISLTASILREQVST
- a CDS encoding ABC transporter ATP-binding protein; the encoded protein is MIEFDMVSKSFWTGERRKVILDRVSFQVTVGESIGILAPNGTGKTTLIRMMAGLEKPDEGEIRRTSRVSFPLGFMGGVVSKISARENARFIARMYGLDPEYVEAFCRWLCGLGEYFDQPIGTYSSGMKARFTFSLMLALDFDIYLIDEGMPSSTDVEFNRKAGEILAERLRTTTIVIVSHQPAILEKFASKAAVLMDGKLHQFDTLEEAKRLYDYETQG